The Gimesia chilikensis nucleotide sequence TGTCTGCCGGGCTTTCCGCCACAACAACACCGGCTGCTTCCAGAGCGGCAATCTTCTCATCCGCTGTACCACTACCGCCGCTGATAATCGCACCAGCGTGCCCCATCCGTTTTCCGGGAGGCGCTGTTTTACCGGCGATGAAACCGGCAACCGGCTTGGTCACATGCTCTTTGATATATTCCGCTGCTTCGATTTCAGCGGTTCCCCCGATCTCACCGATCAGCATGATCGACTCGGTCGCAGGATCGTTCTGGAACATCTCCAAAAGATCGATGAAGGTCGTCCCGATAATCGGGTCACCACCAATACCGATCGCAGTACTCTGTCCCAGACCAATGTTCCCCAGCTGCCAGGCCGCTTCGTAAGTCAGCGTACCACTCTTACTAATCAGGCCAACGGAACCGGGCGTATGAATGTAACCGGGCATAATGCCGATCTTGGCGATCCCCGGAGTAATCACACCCGGGCAGTTCGGACCAATCAGGCGACTCGGCTTGTCTTTCAGGTATTCCATCACCCGTACCATATCGGTGACGGGCACACCTTCGGTGATCGCGATGATCAGTTCGATACCGGCATCAGCGGCTTCCATGATCGCTTCGCCACAGAACGGAGGTGGCACGAAGATCAGGCTGGTGTTGGCACCGGTCTTCTCGACCGCTTCTTCCACGGTGTTGAATACCGGGAAACCATCAACCTCGGTTCCCCCTTTACCGGGAGTCACGCCCCCCAGCATCGGTGTGCCATATTCCCGGCACTGCTGGCTGTGAAACAGCCCGGATTTACCGGTGATCCCCTGGCAAATGACGCGTGTCTTTTCAGTAACTAAAATACTCATAATCTGTCACCCTTGCGGGAAATGTGTTTTATTAAAAGATGGCTAAGATCGCTTTTTGCAAAACAACCACGTCACACGAGCGGCGACCTGACAGACAGGTCGCCCGCCTGTACTAAGTACTCAAAGTGGCCACAACCTTCTGAGCGGCGTCGGTCAGGTCGTTTGCGGAAATAATATCCCGACCACTCTCTGCCAGCATCTTCCGGGCGGTATCCACGTTGGTCCCTTCCAGTCGTACCACCAGGGGTACCGTGAAACCAACCTTTTCATAAGCTTCCAGTAACGCGGTCACGATCGTATCACACTTCATGATCCCGCCGAAAATATTCACCAGAACTGCTTTCACATTGTCATCAGCCAGAATGATCCGGAAGGCTTCGGTGACCTGGTCGACGTTCGCTCCGCCGCCCACGTCCAGGAAGTTCGCCGGCTCACCGCCATGATGCTTGATCAGGTCCATGGTGCTCATCGCCAGACCAGCCCCGTTCACCAGACAGCCGATGTTGCCGTCCAGCTTGACGTAGCTCAGGCCGGCATCACCCGCCTGTACTTCCGCAGGATCTTCTTCGGTCAGGTCCCGCAGTTCGTCGAAGGATTTGTGACGGAAGAGTGCGTTCTCGTCGAACGTCACCTTCGCGTCCAGTGCAACCAGTTCACCTTCGCCGGTAATCACCAGCGGGTTGATTTCGGTCATACTGCAGTCGTTATCAATGAAAAAACGGCTCATCTGGCAGAGGAACTTCTCTGCATGACGAACCGTTTTGCCTTCCATTCCCAGCTTGAATGCCAGCTTGCGGGCCTGGAAACCAAGCAGTCCGGTGTGAATCGAGAACGGCTCGCTCAGGATCTTTTCCGGAGACTCTTCGGCGACGACTTCGATCTCCATACCACCTTCGGTCGAGAGAATCATCACCGGGCCGCCTGCTTCACGGTCAATCACACATCCCAGGTAAAGCTCTTTGGCAATGTCCAGCCCCTGCTCGATGAACAGTGTGTTGACCTGCTTGCCTTCTTCCCCGGTCTGCACGGTCACGAGGGTCGATCCCAGCATGCGTTCCGCGTTCTCGCGAACTTCATCTGCAGAACGAGCCAGTACCACACCAGCCTGCTCCGGATGTTCCTTGAAACGACCTTTTCCGCGGCCCCCTGCGTGGATTTGTGACTTCACAACCACCAGCGGACGATCCAGTTTTTCAAATGCGGCCACCGCTTCATCGACGGTCTTCGCTACGATTCCCTCAGGTACGGGAATCCCGACTTCGCGAAACAACTGTTTGGCCTGATATTCGTGAATTTTCATTGATTTTTCAGACTTTCTCCTGAAAACTTGCTACCGGTGAGAAAAAGCGGTGTTCACTCTGTCGAGCCCACAGCTTGAACTCAAGCCATCATAACGGGATCACAGCAGCATATCCAGCAAGCCATCCTCGCCTTCGACGTAAAATTTCTGCATAATGGTAATCACTCTCACAAGCCCCTTTGATTCTGCTTTTTGAGTTGTCAAAATCAGTTCCAGCACACACAACACCAGTCACATAACCACAGCCAGGGTGAACCGCATGCTCAATGGAATTCCTCCCATCATCTCCCCCGACCTGATGTACGTTCTGATGAAAATGGGACATGGCGACGACATCGTCCTCGCCGACGGCAACTTCCCCGCCGACTCCCACGCCCAGCGCATCATCCGCCTCGATGGTCACGGCGTCCCTGAAATCCTCTCCGCCCTGCTCCAGTTTTTCCCGCTCGATACGTTCGTCGATCAGCCCGCCGGCCTGATGAACCCCGTCGACGACCAGGCAGCCGAGCCTCCCATCTGGCAGACCTACCGCGAACTGATCCACCAGCACGATGACCGCGCTCCGGAACTGGAAAAAATCGAACGCTTCGAGTTCTACGAACGCGCCCGCCAGGCCTACGCCATCATCGCCACCAGCGAAACCGCCCTGTACGCCAATCTGATTCTGAAAAAAGGGGTCGTCGTCGAGTAAGGCTTCCCGTTTTTCACTGCACAAACTGAACTTGATCCGCCCCCGCCGCTGCGTATGCTGGTCCCCTCTGGCTCGCGCGCGAGACAGGTGATCGTGCACCGGAACAGCCCCCACCACTGACGCAACAACACCTGAATTCCTGTCGATTTTCACCCGTTTTCCACCTGTCAATCGCGCATCAGTTCTCAATGTTCTCCCCTTTCCAGCCGGTCCAATCGGGACAAACACAGGTCACACAGGGACAAAATCCCGGACAGACCAGGACAAAATCCGGCCACATCGGGACAAAATTCTGTCTTGCCCCCCCGGTGCCGATCGACAGAATCAGACCCATGATCAAAACAGGATGTAGGGGCAGTGCCTGTGTGCCTGCCCGCCTGGCGACCTTCGACTCGAAACAACTTCCAATGGACCTCCATAAACAATTCCCCCCTGAGCGGCAAAGCGCTAGGTAGCGTTTATTTAATAGTTTTCTACGTGATCATAAGGACGACAGCGTTAGCTATGTACGTATCCACCGTGGCCGAGGGTATGCTGTTACTCTTGTTTTCAGGACTTCAACAGCAGAAAAGAAAATTAGCCGCAGGGCATTAGCCCCGGTTGAAACATCTTTGGTATATATCATCCGAATTGAGAAACGCCACCTGGCCACCGGTACAAACAAAACAGGGACAGGAATGATATGCGCAGGCACAACCAGGGAAAGGTAAACATCGAGGACCCGCACCGCTTCCCGACCAGAAAAGACCGGATCTAATCCGAAACACATCGGGTGGGCTCGGATGCAATCCGAGCCGAGCGCAGCGAGCAAGAGGTCCCAGCTGAACCGATCCATCCAGTTCAGAGTCCGAAAAGCGAACGCGCCGGGTGGCACTGTTGGCTCGCCAACAGTGATCGAGCCAACACCTGCCCCATGCTTTAGATAGCAGACAGAAACAGTAGAAACCAGCCGCTTACTTCAGCAGAATCGTCTGTTCCCGGTCGGGTCCGACAGAAACGATCTCAACCGGTTTGCCGATGATATCTTCGATCGCCTTGATGTACGCGATCGCATTCTCGGGCAGATCTTCCATCTTGCGGATGCCGGTGATATCTTCCTTCCAGCCGGGAATCGTGCGATATACGGGCTTGGCCTGCTCCAGATCCAGAATGTGGCTCGGGAAGTCCGTAACCTGCGTGCCGTTCACATCGTAAGCTTCACAGACCTTGAGCTCGTCCAGTCCGCTCAGCACGTCCAGCAGCATGACGGCAATGCAGTCGACACCACTGATATTCGCCCCGTAACGGGTAGCGACAGCGTCAAACCAGCCACACCGCCGCGGACGTCCGGTGACAGTTCCGTATTCATTTCCCACGTCGCGAATCCGCTGGCCGATCTCATCGTGCAGCTCGGTCACAAACGGACCACCGCCCACGCGTGTCGTATAGGCTTTCACCACGCCGATCATCTTGCTGATGTAACGCTCGGAAACGCCACTGCCGTTATGAATCCCGCAGCCGGAACTGTTGGAAGAAGTCACATACGGAAAGGTCCCATGGTCAATATCCAGCAGGCTCCCCTGAGCTCCTTCGAACAGAATCTTCTTCTGCTCGGCAACCGCTTTCAACAGATAAGCACTGGTATCGACGACGTGCGGTTTCAGAGTCTCGGCGTAACCGCAGTACTCTTCAAAGATCGCGTCGACGTTCAACGGCTCTGCTTCGGGATCGAGGGCCTGAAAAATCTTACTCTTATAAGCCACGATTTCTTCCAGACGAGCCCGGAAAAAGTCAGGACGCATCAGATCGCCCATCCGAATAGCATGAGTCCGGCTCGCTTTGTCGCGATAGCAGGTTCCGATGCCCCGCATGGTCGTGCCGATCGCGTTCTCTTTGCGGCTCTTTTCGAAAATGCTCTCTTCCTGCATGTGATACGGGAAGATCACGTGCGCCCGGTCACTGATCAACAGCCGGCTGGGATCAATCGGCCCGTTCTGTTCAACGATAGAGGCGACTTCATTCAGAAACGCCTTGGGATTGATCACCACGCCACCGGTAATGACGGAGGTGACATTCGGATTCAGCACCCCTGCCGGCAGCAGGGAGAGTTTATAGGTCTTGCCGTCAAATTTGACTGTGTGGCCTGCATTATTGCCCCCCAGGTAACGCACCACGATCTCGTGTTGCTC carries:
- the sucD gene encoding succinate--CoA ligase subunit alpha, with amino-acid sequence MSILVTEKTRVICQGITGKSGLFHSQQCREYGTPMLGGVTPGKGGTEVDGFPVFNTVEEAVEKTGANTSLIFVPPPFCGEAIMEAADAGIELIIAITEGVPVTDMVRVMEYLKDKPSRLIGPNCPGVITPGIAKIGIMPGYIHTPGSVGLISKSGTLTYEAAWQLGNIGLGQSTAIGIGGDPIIGTTFIDLLEMFQNDPATESIMLIGEIGGTAEIEAAEYIKEHVTKPVAGFIAGKTAPPGKRMGHAGAIISGGSGTADEKIAALEAAGVVVAESPADMGAAVKRAIEKAS
- a CDS encoding adenylosuccinate synthase; translation: MSATSVIGLQWGDEAKGKIVDLLSEQHEIVVRYLGGNNAGHTVKFDGKTYKLSLLPAGVLNPNVTSVITGGVVINPKAFLNEVASIVEQNGPIDPSRLLISDRAHVIFPYHMQEESIFEKSRKENAIGTTMRGIGTCYRDKASRTHAIRMGDLMRPDFFRARLEEIVAYKSKIFQALDPEAEPLNVDAIFEEYCGYAETLKPHVVDTSAYLLKAVAEQKKILFEGAQGSLLDIDHGTFPYVTSSNSSGCGIHNGSGVSERYISKMIGVVKAYTTRVGGGPFVTELHDEIGQRIRDVGNEYGTVTGRPRRCGWFDAVATRYGANISGVDCIAVMLLDVLSGLDELKVCEAYDVNGTQVTDFPSHILDLEQAKPVYRTIPGWKEDITGIRKMEDLPENAIAYIKAIEDIIGKPVEIVSVGPDREQTILLK
- a CDS encoding RbsD/FucU family protein, translated to MLNGIPPIISPDLMYVLMKMGHGDDIVLADGNFPADSHAQRIIRLDGHGVPEILSALLQFFPLDTFVDQPAGLMNPVDDQAAEPPIWQTYRELIHQHDDRAPELEKIERFEFYERARQAYAIIATSETALYANLILKKGVVVE
- the sucC gene encoding ADP-forming succinate--CoA ligase subunit beta, with amino-acid sequence MKIHEYQAKQLFREVGIPVPEGIVAKTVDEAVAAFEKLDRPLVVVKSQIHAGGRGKGRFKEHPEQAGVVLARSADEVRENAERMLGSTLVTVQTGEEGKQVNTLFIEQGLDIAKELYLGCVIDREAGGPVMILSTEGGMEIEVVAEESPEKILSEPFSIHTGLLGFQARKLAFKLGMEGKTVRHAEKFLCQMSRFFIDNDCSMTEINPLVITGEGELVALDAKVTFDENALFRHKSFDELRDLTEEDPAEVQAGDAGLSYVKLDGNIGCLVNGAGLAMSTMDLIKHHGGEPANFLDVGGGANVDQVTEAFRIILADDNVKAVLVNIFGGIMKCDTIVTALLEAYEKVGFTVPLVVRLEGTNVDTARKMLAESGRDIISANDLTDAAQKVVATLST